From the Natronococcus sp. AD-5 genome, one window contains:
- a CDS encoding universal stress protein — protein sequence MTDSVLVPVDGSDPAMEALEHALDIAVDTDASVHALYVADTNQPSLVRISTQIIDALEEEGEEIIDHVRSRAEDRDVSVTDHVVQGSPRKVILEYADTHDVDLIVMGAHGQHGLGEYFFGSTTEHIVHQSEVPVLTVRAGEDATRSYPYSNVLVPTDDSAHARAALDLGSAIADRHDATLHLLFVVDELSETIDLRSPPLSEDVERNARELLEKTAARTDLEENRVTMAVEAGSVPHEIVSYTESNAVDLVVMGTHGMSGLDQFLLGSFTERVIRMSPVPVLTTTSQKE from the coding sequence ATGACCGATTCCGTTCTCGTTCCAGTCGACGGTAGCGATCCCGCGATGGAAGCGCTAGAACACGCACTCGATATCGCCGTCGACACGGATGCATCCGTTCACGCTCTCTATGTTGCAGACACGAACCAGCCGAGCCTTGTCCGGATAAGTACCCAAATTATCGATGCCCTCGAGGAAGAAGGCGAAGAGATCATCGATCACGTACGTTCACGGGCTGAGGATCGGGACGTCTCGGTCACCGACCACGTCGTTCAGGGCTCCCCTCGGAAGGTAATCCTCGAGTACGCCGATACCCACGACGTGGATCTCATCGTTATGGGCGCACACGGTCAGCACGGGCTGGGAGAGTACTTTTTCGGAAGTACGACGGAACATATCGTACACCAGAGTGAGGTACCCGTGCTGACGGTTCGTGCAGGCGAGGATGCGACTCGGTCCTATCCGTACAGTAACGTTCTCGTCCCAACCGACGATAGTGCCCACGCTCGGGCAGCACTGGACCTCGGATCAGCGATCGCTGACCGACACGATGCGACGCTCCACCTGCTGTTCGTCGTCGACGAACTCTCGGAGACGATCGATCTACGGTCGCCTCCGCTCTCGGAGGACGTCGAACGAAACGCACGAGAGTTGCTCGAGAAGACTGCAGCCCGAACGGATCTCGAAGAGAACCGTGTCACCATGGCGGTTGAAGCCGGATCAGTTCCGCACGAAATCGTGTCGTACACCGAATCAAACGCCGTTGACCTCGTCGTGATGGGGACACACGGCATGTCCGGTTTGGATCAATTCTTGCTCGGGAGTTTCACCGAGCGGGTCATCCGTATGTCCCCCGTCCCGGTTTTGACTACTACGTCGCAGAAAGAATAG
- a CDS encoding PAC2 family protein, which yields MGLPGYGLGISIAVDQITEQLELEQYGAIQSDALPPVASSIAGRAQDTVCAYSETNPDVLTPHSDVPMPEDRSPN from the coding sequence GTGGGGCTTCCAGGCTATGGATTGGGTATCTCGATCGCTGTCGATCAAATCACCGAACAGTTGGAACTCGAGCAATACGGGGCAATCCAGTCCGATGCCTTACCACCGGTTGCGTCATCCATAGCTGGACGTGCCCAGGATACTGTGTGCGCCTATAGCGAGACGAATCCCGATGTCCTGACGCCGCACAGCGATGTACCGATGCCGGAGGATCGTTCTCCGAACTGA
- a CDS encoding DMT family transporter, translated as MRITSALLFAAFRFDTAALLFFGLVIASRAQWLPRTRDDIGLILTTGTLLIGMHFALLFLGQSYVTSSVAAIVLSFAPIITPALALKILPDERIRTTDVLGLLVGLAGVIAISTTGGTFSGRLVGIVLLLGAAVTFALGSVLAQRLPRTLPLASLQAWSMLAGAATLHTISHFHPMESISHVDWTASALAAITYLAIVCTVGGFLLYFTLLDRVGATNSSLISYATPIVAAVFGTALLGEPITVTMILGFALIVVGFALCKIRSLWRLARTVQRSQQTPPATETRTVRVNGNDYSRTDQRDEYTSYTHARATHSIADD; from the coding sequence ATTAGAATCACTTCCGCGCTCCTCTTCGCAGCATTCCGCTTTGATACTGCTGCACTCCTCTTCTTTGGACTGGTTATCGCAAGCCGCGCCCAATGGCTCCCGCGGACGCGCGACGACATCGGACTCATCCTGACGACGGGAACCCTTCTTATCGGTATGCACTTCGCACTCCTGTTTCTCGGGCAAAGCTACGTGACCAGCAGTGTCGCGGCGATCGTGCTGAGCTTCGCTCCGATTATCACCCCTGCACTCGCTCTCAAAATCCTTCCAGATGAGCGCATCCGAACGACAGATGTTCTCGGCTTACTCGTCGGGTTAGCTGGCGTTATCGCCATCTCCACCACCGGGGGAACGTTTAGCGGCCGATTAGTCGGTATCGTGCTCCTGCTCGGAGCAGCCGTCACGTTCGCGCTCGGATCTGTGCTCGCGCAACGGTTACCGAGAACCCTCCCGCTCGCTTCGCTCCAAGCCTGGTCGATGCTGGCCGGCGCAGCGACTCTTCACACGATTAGTCATTTCCACCCAATGGAATCTATCTCCCACGTAGACTGGACTGCGTCTGCCCTCGCGGCGATAACCTACCTTGCGATCGTCTGCACTGTCGGCGGCTTCCTGCTCTACTTCACGTTACTCGACCGCGTCGGAGCGACCAATTCGAGCCTCATTAGCTACGCCACTCCGATCGTCGCGGCGGTGTTCGGTACGGCCTTACTCGGAGAGCCGATTACGGTCACGATGATACTTGGCTTCGCGCTCATCGTCGTCGGATTCGCTCTCTGTAAGATCCGCTCCCTCTGGAGACTCGCTCGCACCGTCCAGCGCTCGCAGCAGACTCCACCAGCGACCGAAACGAGAACGGTACGGGTTAACGGGAACGACTACTCTCGCACGGATCAAAGGGACGAATACACATCATACACACACGCGCGGGCCACGCATTCGATCGCAGACGATTAA
- a CDS encoding copper chaperone — protein MLTGIVPLVVNTLVPIASFASTRGGLLVGGALLPLSGYQLSPYKYRCLRYCRSPLGGDALARADARVG, from the coding sequence ATGCTGACGGGTATCGTGCCGCTCGTTGTCAATACTCTGGTGCCGATTGCCAGCTTCGCGAGCACCCGCGGTGGACTCCTGGTGGGCGGGGCGTTGCTGCCCCTGTCGGGATATCAGCTCTCTCCGTACAAATACCGGTGTCTGCGGTATTGCCGGTCGCCGCTCGGCGGTGACGCTCTCGCTCGAGCGGACGCTCGCGTGGGGTGA
- a CDS encoding aryl-sulfate sulfotransferase produces the protein MNQRTRVTVTIAVIVFLIVSLGVQAAVVGRDHEVINTDERYPGNTLVGVHSYNDDGRIVELTSDGEVAWEWSVPDSRVFAVEQLDEETVLAAVAVETPAADCPEEYLEYEDEDDHCVHNRVVEIDKDSNEVVWEYDWYDEFIVNHEVHDVERLDNGETAIADMGNDRAFTVDRDGEITWEWHAEDHLTPGTPFYEEYGGPEKEGEHDDWTHMNDIDHLENGNFQMSIRNFDVIIEVDPETDEIVDTVGEPGNYGMLKHQHNPHRIEAEGTMVVADSENDRIIELDLESEEHVWRYTGPSSNSLQWPRDADRLPNGNTLITDSRNNRVLEVNPDGEIVWQFADPGGTVIPLPYEADRIGVDERSDVPPGNELTEVDDEPGRIESTIRKWEAMAQYLLPTWMHLPQVLHVVGIALGALWLCAEGVAFGWRRINGDRSDPDSPASRPP, from the coding sequence ATGAACCAGCGAACCCGCGTCACCGTCACCATCGCCGTCATCGTCTTTCTGATCGTCTCACTCGGGGTCCAGGCCGCCGTTGTCGGACGCGACCACGAGGTGATAAATACCGATGAGCGGTATCCTGGGAACACGCTCGTCGGCGTCCATTCGTATAACGACGATGGGCGAATCGTCGAACTGACGTCCGACGGCGAGGTTGCCTGGGAGTGGTCGGTGCCGGACTCGCGCGTGTTCGCCGTCGAGCAACTCGACGAGGAGACGGTGCTGGCGGCCGTCGCCGTCGAGACCCCCGCCGCCGACTGCCCCGAGGAGTACCTCGAGTACGAGGACGAAGACGACCACTGCGTCCACAATCGCGTGGTCGAAATCGACAAGGACTCGAACGAGGTCGTTTGGGAGTACGACTGGTACGACGAGTTCATCGTCAACCACGAGGTCCACGACGTCGAGCGCCTCGACAACGGCGAGACGGCGATCGCCGACATGGGGAACGACCGGGCGTTCACCGTTGACCGCGACGGCGAGATCACCTGGGAGTGGCACGCCGAAGATCACTTGACGCCTGGCACGCCGTTTTACGAGGAGTACGGCGGCCCCGAGAAGGAGGGAGAACACGACGATTGGACGCACATGAACGATATCGACCACCTGGAAAACGGTAACTTTCAGATGAGCATCCGCAACTTCGACGTGATCATCGAAGTCGATCCGGAGACCGATGAGATCGTCGACACCGTCGGCGAGCCGGGGAACTACGGCATGCTGAAACACCAGCACAATCCTCACCGCATCGAAGCCGAGGGGACGATGGTCGTCGCCGACAGCGAGAACGACCGTATCATCGAACTCGACCTCGAGTCCGAAGAGCACGTCTGGCGCTACACCGGCCCCTCGAGTAACTCCCTCCAGTGGCCCCGGGACGCCGACCGGCTACCCAACGGCAACACGCTCATCACCGACTCCCGAAACAACCGCGTGCTCGAGGTAAATCCCGACGGCGAAATCGTCTGGCAGTTCGCCGATCCCGGCGGGACGGTCATTCCGCTGCCGTACGAAGCCGATCGCATCGGCGTCGACGAACGGTCGGACGTCCCACCGGGGAACGAACTGACCGAGGTCGACGACGAACCCGGCCGCATCGAGTCGACGATTCGGAAGTGGGAGGCTATGGCCCAGTATCTCCTCCCGACGTGGATGCACCTCCCGCAGGTACTGCACGTCGTCGGCATCGCCCTCGGAGCACTGTGGCTCTGTGCGGAGGGGGTTGCCTTTGGCTGGCGGCGGATCAATGGCGATCGATCTGATCCGGACTCGCCGGCGTCGCGACCGCCCTGA
- a CDS encoding CHRD domain-containing protein gives MTGSHLARREVPRVMQDLTPTRRTTLKVLALLGVGTTGSAGVTTADEHNTDDQNDDQRNDGQSDSSGPFIAQLEPQEDVETDAHGIAFVQERQDGLKFVVGVEDLEDAIMGHIHEDEVLGPIAVWLYDFETQAERLEEGQFTGILDVGTITDEVIAAGRVPEAESETAEELLEKIDAGEAYVNIHTEENPSGEIAGLLEPFDLSDVRLPTDTDDGSEPADDNESTNDSEADSDTDY, from the coding sequence ATGACGGGGTCCCACCTTGCTAGGCGGGAGGTACCAAGAGTTATGCAAGACCTTACTCCCACTCGACGGACAACTCTTAAAGTACTCGCTCTTCTCGGTGTCGGTACGACCGGCAGTGCCGGCGTCACGACAGCCGACGAACACAACACCGACGACCAGAATGACGACCAACGCAACGATGGGCAGTCGGACTCTTCCGGGCCCTTCATCGCACAGCTCGAGCCGCAGGAAGACGTCGAAACGGACGCACATGGGATAGCGTTCGTTCAGGAGCGTCAGGATGGACTGAAGTTCGTCGTCGGGGTCGAAGATCTCGAGGATGCGATCATGGGGCACATTCACGAGGACGAGGTTCTCGGACCGATCGCCGTCTGGTTGTACGACTTCGAAACGCAGGCTGAACGGCTCGAAGAGGGGCAATTCACCGGTATCTTGGATGTTGGGACGATTACCGACGAGGTCATCGCGGCGGGGCGCGTGCCGGAGGCTGAATCGGAGACCGCTGAGGAATTGCTCGAGAAGATCGACGCCGGCGAAGCGTACGTGAATATTCATACAGAAGAAAATCCGAGCGGCGAAATCGCCGGGCTTCTCGAGCCGTTCGATCTGTCGGACGTAAGGCTCCCGACGGATACTGACGACGGCTCTGAACCAGCAGATGACAATGAGTCAACCAACGATTCCGAAGCTGACTCCGATACCGACTACTGA
- a CDS encoding carbon-nitrogen hydrolase family protein, whose product MSSRPVIRNDTRLNEGFVWDAESGYRPAHRKVHLPNEEDIWEASWYEPGPDDFSPVNVGDISVGFLTCTELWAMDQVRAYGREGVHFLVTPRATGRTTSEKWLAAGRTAAVISGAFSLSANRASTDDDNDPEFGGQSWCFEPDGDRLAVTSDEDPFLTVTVNPADAERARDTYPRYALE is encoded by the coding sequence ATGAGCTCACGACCGGTAATACGGAATGATACACGGTTGAACGAGGGATTCGTTTGGGACGCTGAGTCAGGGTACCGACCCGCCCACCGTAAGGTGCACCTCCCTAACGAGGAGGACATCTGGGAAGCGTCGTGGTACGAGCCGGGACCAGACGACTTTTCCCCTGTTAACGTGGGCGACATCTCGGTCGGCTTTCTCACCTGTACCGAATTGTGGGCCATGGACCAGGTTCGCGCGTATGGGCGTGAGGGCGTCCATTTTCTCGTTACCCCACGGGCGACTGGGAGGACAACGAGCGAGAAATGGCTTGCTGCGGGCCGAACAGCAGCGGTCATCTCCGGCGCGTTCTCGCTTTCGGCAAACCGCGCGAGCACCGACGACGATAACGACCCCGAGTTTGGCGGGCAAAGTTGGTGTTTCGAGCCTGACGGGGACCGCCTCGCCGTTACCAGTGATGAAGATCCCTTCCTCACGGTTACAGTTAATCCAGCCGATGCGGAGCGTGCACGAGATACCTATCCCCGATACGCACTCGAATAA
- a CDS encoding cation:proton antiporter — MVEAASIDLLNLLLVLTLAWIFGILVERIGYPALMGEILAGILFGPALLGLLHPSEVLDIFAELGVFLLMIYVGMEVDIHDLFKLGPQALMVAFGGFVVPFSLGYLVGGLIGATIGQSLFIGIAMAATSLATKSRILVDLDILDTRIAGVLLGGALLSDVGVMVVFAGIMGFIETGEVTVLGLGFVVGKALLFFAAALVFGDRVLPHLWEQLEDWMERHKFVDKTSAFTVALVVALIFAFFAALVDLHMIIGGFIAGLFLRQAQLDPDIYNHMYSVMYDLAMGFFAPIFFVTVAFELSLNVFTQSLGLLVLIIALAFVSKIFGSWLFALPTKLSSKEGLVIGFGMNGRGTVEIVIVSIALSAGVIGQELFSILVFTAIFTTTLVPPTVKWGIDWLEKTDELVFTENLDVETD; from the coding sequence ATGGTTGAAGCCGCCAGTATTGATCTCCTCAATTTACTGCTGGTGCTAACGCTCGCGTGGATATTCGGCATACTGGTCGAACGAATCGGCTATCCCGCGCTGATGGGTGAAATCCTCGCAGGAATTCTCTTCGGACCAGCGCTATTGGGTCTCTTACACCCGAGTGAAGTACTCGATATCTTCGCCGAGCTCGGCGTCTTCCTGTTGATGATCTACGTCGGCATGGAAGTCGATATCCATGACCTATTCAAGCTCGGACCGCAGGCGCTTATGGTCGCGTTCGGCGGTTTTGTAGTACCGTTTAGTCTCGGCTATCTGGTTGGCGGACTCATCGGCGCAACGATTGGGCAGTCTCTGTTCATCGGTATCGCGATGGCCGCCACCTCACTGGCGACAAAATCTCGAATTTTAGTCGATCTCGATATCCTCGATACGCGGATTGCGGGCGTCCTCCTCGGTGGCGCGTTGCTGTCTGACGTGGGGGTGATGGTCGTGTTTGCCGGAATCATGGGCTTCATCGAAACCGGCGAAGTGACTGTCCTGGGTCTCGGGTTTGTTGTTGGGAAGGCGCTACTCTTTTTTGCCGCGGCACTCGTGTTCGGTGATCGAGTTCTCCCACACCTCTGGGAGCAGTTAGAAGATTGGATGGAACGTCACAAATTCGTCGATAAAACGTCCGCGTTCACGGTCGCGCTTGTCGTTGCACTTATCTTCGCGTTCTTTGCAGCACTCGTCGATCTTCACATGATTATCGGAGGATTCATCGCTGGGTTGTTCCTTCGACAAGCCCAATTAGACCCGGACATCTACAACCACATGTACAGCGTCATGTATGATCTGGCTATGGGGTTCTTCGCTCCGATCTTCTTCGTCACAGTGGCATTCGAACTCTCGCTTAACGTATTCACGCAAAGCTTGGGTCTGCTCGTACTCATCATAGCGCTCGCGTTCGTCAGTAAGATCTTTGGCAGCTGGCTGTTCGCTCTCCCAACGAAGTTGTCTTCGAAGGAAGGGCTCGTCATCGGATTTGGAATGAACGGACGCGGAACAGTCGAGATCGTCATCGTCTCGATTGCACTGTCAGCAGGCGTTATCGGCCAAGAACTCTTCTCGATCCTCGTCTTTACGGCTATCTTCACCACAACGCTTGTCCCACCGACTGTTAAGTGGGGCATCGATTGGCTCGAGAAGACAGACGAACTCGTCTTTACGGAGAATTTGGACGTCGAAACTGATTAA
- a CDS encoding PAS domain-containing protein → MEAFYEPIHEDDTKETWEELEQAVEDTGKLKTEYRIKGAIGDIIWVEVRGEVEYNNNDEPNRMHSAIADITERKTREQRVNDLRRGGPRLLLVRSAVL, encoded by the coding sequence ATGGAGGCCTTCTACGAACCGATCCACGAAGACGATACGAAGGAAACGTGGGAAGAACTCGAACAGGCCGTGGAGGATACGGGTAAACTCAAGACTGAGTACCGAATCAAGGGTGCGATCGGTGACATCATCTGGGTAGAAGTTCGAGGAGAGGTCGAATACAATAATAACGATGAACCAAACCGGATGCATAGTGCAATCGCCGATATCACCGAGCGGAAAACGCGAGAGCAACGAGTAAACGACCTCAGGCGCGGTGGCCCGAGGCTTTTGTTGGTTCGCTCAGCCGTGCTATAG
- a CDS encoding group I truncated hemoglobin, producing MSETLYERLGGQDSIEAVVDRFYERLVADERVAHYFDDVDMQKQRAHQAQFISAVANGPVDYSGADMETAHEDLGITKADFDVIVTHLEGTLEEFDVNETDQEAVLAAVAEYEDDIVTIPA from the coding sequence GTGAGCGAAACCCTCTACGAACGGCTTGGCGGACAGGATTCAATTGAAGCAGTTGTCGACCGGTTCTACGAGCGCTTGGTCGCTGACGAACGAGTCGCCCACTACTTCGATGACGTTGATATGCAGAAGCAGCGGGCTCACCAGGCTCAGTTCATCAGCGCTGTCGCGAACGGTCCCGTTGATTACTCCGGCGCCGACATGGAAACGGCCCACGAAGACCTCGGTATTACGAAGGCCGACTTCGATGTGATCGTCACCCACCTCGAGGGGACCCTCGAGGAGTTCGATGTTAACGAAACCGATCAAGAGGCGGTCCTTGCGGCGGTTGCGGAGTACGAAGACGACATCGTCACGATTCCCGCCTGA
- a CDS encoding PKD domain-containing protein: MTTSHRQSVRLGALVLLIVVGLTVGMGPAMALGDTTSPATQASASAAVEDDLKDAKVPTAVKPGESFTVDATEIAERDEVADVCWRFDENETCHDAETTHTFEEAGSHTATLIVTDDDGEQSSMTNLVIATTTPTADLSAPDSAEAETKIKLDASDSTDDHSIESYEWDLTGDGTADETTSEPELSHTFESAGTHEVSVTTVNAAGQSDTASATIDVTKEQSSATFVDGLIESSAIIGILLAIGAVAIGTFLFTRTEG, translated from the coding sequence ATGACCACATCACACCGACAGTCCGTCCGTCTCGGCGCGTTAGTCCTGCTGATCGTGGTAGGGCTGACAGTAGGAATGGGTCCCGCAATGGCGCTTGGCGACACTACATCGCCGGCAACACAGGCCTCAGCATCAGCTGCCGTTGAAGATGATCTCAAGGACGCAAAGGTACCGACCGCCGTCAAACCCGGTGAATCGTTCACTGTCGATGCAACTGAAATCGCTGAGCGTGACGAAGTGGCCGACGTCTGCTGGCGCTTCGACGAGAACGAAACGTGCCACGATGCCGAGACAACGCACACTTTCGAGGAGGCCGGATCGCACACTGCGACGCTCATCGTCACCGACGACGACGGCGAACAGAGTTCGATGACTAACCTGGTCATCGCGACGACGACGCCGACAGCCGATCTGTCGGCTCCTGACTCCGCCGAAGCGGAAACGAAGATCAAGCTCGACGCCAGCGATTCGACTGATGATCACAGTATCGAGTCCTACGAGTGGGATCTGACCGGTGACGGCACGGCCGATGAGACGACCTCCGAGCCCGAATTATCCCACACTTTCGAGAGTGCGGGAACGCACGAAGTGTCCGTCACCACTGTCAACGCGGCTGGGCAGTCCGACACCGCGTCAGCGACAATCGACGTTACCAAAGAGCAATCCAGCGCAACCTTCGTCGATGGACTCATAGAGAGCTCTGCCATCATAGGCATATTGCTCGCTATCGGCGCCGTTGCAATCGGGACGTTCCTCTTCACTCGCACGGAGGGTTGA